In Panicum virgatum strain AP13 chromosome 5K, P.virgatum_v5, whole genome shotgun sequence, the genomic window GCGAGTCAAGAACCCCAAGTACATCCAGGTCAGGGCCGCTGAATCAGCAGCAACGTGTCATCAACATCAAGCGCGTCTGAAGAAACCGGCATTTCCGTTTACTTCCTTTTTCAAGAAGAAACTGACACGATATTTGTCTGAACCAAATTGGTGAATATGCACTGGTGCACATGTGTATCTTACATCAACACACTTACACACCACACGTCTACGACTGAATTCACCTCACTTTCTTTGAATTTACAAAGGAATAATGCAAAATGCCTCGCCGCATCAAATCTTTCTGGCCTCAAACCACATTCCACGAAAGGGGAAATAACCAATGATGAAGGACTGACTCAAACAGTAGCTAGTATTCAACCGTTTGGAACTGCACGCTGCTGCATTTGAAGCTAAGGTAACCGACGAGGTCGAGGCAGCCAGAtcgacgcgcgccgccggctGGGGGTTAGCTCTCGATGAAGCCGGTCATCCGCAGGACGGAGTCGCGGACGCGGCGCAGGTCCCGGCCCTTGAGCGTCCGGCCCTGCCCGGAGCACACCGAGGAGGCAccggccgccctgcgccgcgccaGCAGCACGTGCGGCGGGACCACCTCGCCGCCctcgtcctccccctcctcccggaACGCCTCCCGCGCGCCCCGGGCGACCCCGGGGATCTCGATCGGCTCCGTGAACGGCCGCCGCTCGGCctgcgcccacgccgccgcgcacctcgaCGCGCCCTGCGACATCTTTCCTCTCGATCCTGCCGCCGGTGATCACCCGCGAAGCCGCGAAAGATTAACTAATATGATGGCTTTGCTGCTGGTGGTGTAATGAAAAATGTGCTGGTCCGCCTGCTTGCCCAAACCTTCCCGTCCGCCGCCCGGCGCGGCGCGAGATATATATAgagcgggcgcggcgcgcgcgcgagcggggATGCCCTGGGAGGACGACGACCCGGCCCGGCGGCCACGTAGCTAGCCCGCTCAGCTCGCTCTCTAGCTACCCCCTATAGCTAGGCAGGTTCCGTGTGGCGCTGCGCCGCCTTGTGTACGTGACGGGTAAGTCTGCGGCGTTGGGCTTTGGCGTACGAAACGGGAAGGAACAAttcggccggcgcggcggctcaGCTCGGCCGCgggcggcccggccggccggtgccGTGCGGCGGGGAGGCATTCGAGGGCAAAACCATATAGTATATTCCAACGTGTTCAATACCTTCCCTTCCAATCCAGACTATTCGGCGGCCGGTCGCCAAGCGTGCCCTCCGTTCGGTGGTTGTAAGGCGGCGCAAGTTTGGCGATCTCCTCTCGTTCCGACGACGGACGACCCGCGATGCTTTTCCGATGCGCTTTTGTTTGGGCATCCTCGTATCCTGTCATCCCTGACACCAGTTGCTGTTTTTCTGCTGGCGCCAAGGAAAGTTGATCGGGTCGTTCGCTAGCTATTCGGTTTGATTGGACAGGCCGCGGATAATATGCTCGTGCGCGTCCCCACGTGTGCGCATCTCCGTGCGTTCGCACGTTTGGGAATGACACTGACGCCCGGCAAAGGGTTTGCTTGCACACGTGGCGCAAGACTAGTAGTAGTATCTCCTTTTCTAACAGCGCCTGTTAAGGTCCGTTACGTCCGTATGCTAATTCAGTTGGCAATCGCTACAGCCCGCAAGCCTATTTGGCTATCTGCTCGCCGCATAAAAAATTTCACCGTGATGCTACCGGTGCCAAGTCGTAGCTAGGGCCGGCCAGGTTCGATGAACGTGGGAACAAACGGGACGGGATCCGACCTCCAGTCATCGACTTGCTAACCTCATCATCGCACATGCATCATCTCTGATCAAGTTGGGTTGGCAGAATGGCAGTTGCGTTTTGTGAGGCTTCTTTCTGGTAATCACGCGTGGACAAAGAcaggaaagaaaaaaacaaaaccctGGATCAGGATAAGCCGAGCTTCGAAGTGTCATTCGTGCAGCTAACTCTAACCCACCGGGCAATCGGCCAGACCGGCATGCAGTTGCCAAGAGGGTCAGCTTAGCTTTAGCTTGGTTGCACGCGCGGCTAAGATGCTAACCACCCCTAGCATGCCGAACACGCAACTTTTCATTTGTAATGAACGCGTCGATTGGGACAGGACTAGGAACCGCTGTTCCGGTGCGCTCGTTGACATCCGCGCGGGCCGTGTGTGTGTGTAACGAACTTAACGTGCACCCGCAGGTAACTGAAGGGGAACGGGCACGTCAATGTCCCAGACTGAAAAGCAAAAGCAAGAGGGTCCCAGCATTGCCGCATTGCTTTTGCTTGACTTGAAAAGGCTATCAAAATTGCAAGCTACTACTGTGCTGCTGCAGGTTAGGCCGCGGCTTGTCCGGCCGGAAACCTCAAACCTGCATGCATGGTTCGACAAGAGATCATTGCCATCAGAGATGATCAGATCATGGCTGCTGCGAGCATACCGCGTTGTTAACTTCATTTTAGAAGCCTACTGATGCTTTCAGGTTCAGACACCGTGGCAACAGCCCACAGATCGTAGGTTGCTGCTAGTTGGTAGTTCTCTCTGGAGCAACTTTTCAAGAACCATTTGTCGTGCAGCTAGTTTTGAAGAAGACGCACGCAAGTTATTGATGACCTACTGTAGCTTCAGATAAACTTGCAGGACCTTGACGCTGGCGCGTGCAGTGCCGTCATTGTCGAGTAATCGAGTAATTACCTTTTATGTGGACGAAACCAAAgcactaccccccccccccccccctatccGCCGCTGAATTTTTCAGAGCTTGCACTTCTGGTAAAGGGACAATCCGCCTGCTGTTCGTACGGACGAAGTCGACGGAATATCCATCGGCTCTGGACTCTAGCCACGAGCAGTCCCGTGCCCGTAGCTTTCTACCGTGCTGCGGTGGCAGCGTTCCAACGCACACCAACAAAGTGGCGTGTTGACACGCGCGACGGGCGTGGATCACACACCTGTAAACGCCCGCGGTTCGGACAAGCGGACATGGCAAATGGCGAGCGCAGTGGAGGCTTGGAGCGTTGCATGATGCACACAGCCGGTGGTGCTCAGCACGCCACAAGCACTTCTCAAGACTGGTGATGGTGGTACGGTTTGGATTAGGATATACGAGAGCATCGGGCGATTATTGGCGTCGAGTAGGTAGTAGCTTAATTAACTTCAAACGATGCGCTAGAAAATCACAGCTAAATTAGATTATTTTGACAGCGACAGCAACTTATTTTGGCAAGTAGTGCCTCTGTTACTAATGCTGTAATGCTGGAGCAAGAGGCCAGGCTTGACAGCCAGAAAATCATCTAAttctttgttgttgtttttttccTTTCGGAAACCTTGAGAATTCTCATTCCGACACACAACTGAATGTGGATTGCATGCCTATCGCTTCTTCAAGGTACGGCATCATTCCAAGCAATGCGGAAGAACAGAGAATATCCACCTGCGGCGCCCTTGCAGTTCTCGGCACCGCGATCTCACGCGACGAGCACAACGAGGGGGCTCCTCACGACGTGGACGCCGTCGCTCCACGCGAACGATCCCGCCACGAACCGCCCTctcgccgcgctcctcctccccccgctcgcctccgcctccgcctccaaccTTACCCTGAACGCCTTCCTCTCGCCGGCTCGCGCGAAGCGGAGCCGCCGCGGCGAGACCTCCACGGCGACGCCCGCGGGCGgtgccacggcgacggcgtaccgcgccgcgccggagccGACGTGCGTCACCGTCCGGCGCACGGTCACCGAGCCGTTGAGGCCgcgcacggccacggccaccgaGGGGTGGTTCagctggtgcggcggcggcgggcgcgccggGCACGGCACGGAGGGGTCGAGCTGCGAGCCGGCGCTCGCGCACGCGAACAGCAGGTAGTCCTCGTACGACGCGTCGTACACCAGGCCCGGGTCCAGCGCGTGCCTGGGCCGGATGTGGCCCGAGCCGTAGTCCATGGGCCCCGCCACCGTGCCGTCCCCGTTCATTAGCGGGCCGCCCTCGGCGTTGGTGGTCGTTGCTGCCCAAAACAGAGCACGAGAGTTTTTCGGTCGGGATCAGAAAGAACTTCAGATGCAGCGGCTTCATGCCTTCCCTCGAGGTTCAGAAATCAGAACGGAGACGTTTTACCGGTGGTCATGATGGCCGACCggatggcggcggagctccagtCGGGGTGGGCGGCCttgaggaggacggcggcggcggaggcgtggGGGCACGACATGGACGTGCCCGACATGATGTTGTACGGCACCACGCGGTGGTCGCCGTCGAGCTTCGTCGGCGACGATGCCTCGCTCCACGCCGCCAGGATGTTCAGCCCCGGTGCCGTGATGTCCGGCTGCATTGACGGAGGGCACAGGTGAGATTGCGATTGCTACGAGTTAGAggacaaaaggaaaaaaatggcgTGGTATGTGTTGAGTTCGAAGTTTGGACGTGTACCTTGAGAATGCTGGGCTCGAGGACGTTCGGGCCGCGCGACGAGAACTGCGCCATCACCGGCGACGGCCGGACGTCGACGACGGTCGTCGAGGGGTTCAGCACCGCGGTCGGGCTGGAGGTGGAATTGATGTAGGCGAGGATGGTCCTGGCGTCGGCCGCGGAGACGGCGGTGCCCGGGAGGACGTGCGAGTCGACGGGGACCTCGCTGCCGGAGGCCGGCGGGTTGCCGAGCAGGAtgaccgcgccgcccgcgcgcttcACCTCCAGACCCTTCTCGACCCTCAGGCCGCTGCCTCTCAGGCACACGACGATCTTGCCTCGCACCTTGTCGGGCGACAGGGAGTTCGGCAGGCACTGGCTGCGCCGGCCATTATTGAACCATGTCAGCACTTGTTCTTCGTCAGTAAGACGGGTTAGTGCAGTGGATTACTCACTTGGAGACGTTAGCGGGAGTCCCAGGAACAACGGCGTCTGCTGCATAGACCAAAGGATACGGCTTGTTGCCGGGAAGCTGGTATGATGTTACTGTTTGGCCCTGGTTGGACAAAAACACCAACGCAAGTCAGATGTCACAGTCCACTCGATGCTTGCAATGTGCATGCACGGAGAACGTACGGCAAGCCCCTTTTCTAATCGTCAGCTTACC contains:
- the LOC120707904 gene encoding uncharacterized protein LOC120707904, translating into MSQGASRCAAAWAQAERRPFTEPIEIPGVARGAREAFREEGEDEGGEVVPPHVLLARRRAAGASSVCSGQGRTLKGRDLRRVRDSVLRMTGFIES